The following DNA comes from Peribacillus sp. FSL E2-0218.
TTTAGGGCTTGTTCTACTAAATTTTTTTCATCGTCACTTAGTTGACTCAACACCTGTTCTAATTTTTCTTCATCTAGACTCGTATTTCTATGTAAAACTTCTTTACCAAAATCGGTTAGACGAAGAATTACTTTTCTATCATCAAGAGGATCTCTCCCCTTTATTACATAGTTCTTTTCAATCATTCTTTTAACGTGTTCCGAGGCAGTATTATGAGAGACTTGTATGAATGAAGCGACCCCATTTACTCCTATTTGTTCCTGTTTATCTATAAGTTGAAGAATACGGACCACTTGATGTGAGATCTTTTCTTTATGGAGATAATGTAAATGAAAATAAATATCCGTCCAATATTGGTTTAATAGTGAAACTTTACTGTTCACAAATAACACCCCTTTATATCGTTAAATACGATTATATCGTATTTTAAGATGCAAAATAAAGAGTTGTTTTTGGTTTTATAATTTAATTATGCTACCCTGCCCATTAGTGACATAAGAAGAAGAGCTTCCAAAGCAACTCCCTCATTTATTAAAGCACCCGTAGTTTAAGTGCATTTATCACAAACTATTAGTAAAGGAACCAATCAGGGCTACGTTATCTTGATGGTAATTCATTCGGTTTTATCCAAGTACACATATCTGCTGATTTTACTTAACGTGGGTTTAGTCTTTTCTTTATA
Coding sequences within:
- a CDS encoding MarR family transcriptional regulator, whose translation is MNSKVSLLNQYWTDIYFHLHYLHKEKISHQVVRILQLIDKQEQIGVNGVASFIQVSHNTASEHVKRMIEKNYVIKGRDPLDDRKVILRLTDFGKEVLHRNTSLDEEKLEQVLSQLSDDEKNLVEQALKVLSERAKQCM